In Thermococcus camini, a genomic segment contains:
- a CDS encoding McrB family protein, whose amino-acid sequence MREDILEAVLKKGLEKYHEEWRKNQEAVFENIGKLRDMAKKDYVTAEDVRSVHDNVTKRLKNLTGIEILWLWGGKDAKIEEFLNRQEFKTLLSKAERIKDVSEAEELQELLMKVTQGKHTKLSTVSSWLCVMNSKVFYPMHTQTLPKQLREKIGIEIIWGGKTNEKSIQEYLAFLKTLERINKKLGIENMVEAAFYLSRFSKGKLESHETNQPNYYLEITKPPGKPYLENHVGRFLWSPADERYLDGREGKIGLLNTGDIIVHDVNGKIVGYSKVAEKPKVVSRDEIIKIFTDEGIWNPEYSKFAEGWFRKSPDDKFYLVKLRDFQKLPEKIGYTKLKHLPHPTSIQGVYLKEIDSKVLEELGVVSSKNKDIPSQGLTLRDYLASKGYLYQEHLVSQFYTALKTKGFVILSGLTGTGKTKIVQELAKLLDSSGENFLFLSVRPDWRDSKALLGYYNPLTGKYHRTKLLDFILKARKDYERNGRNSAPYFLLLDEMNLAHVEYYFADFLSVLESGRDEDGFTREGIKLHDVDEVETFDGIPKELHLPPNLYIIGTVNMDETTYSFSPKVLDRAFTVEFHDVELEVYPSGSGESRLPNEAVDTLRDSILRDLSGKNGQFLARSKGEINEAVKELKDAKSGEYWRILIELNKALEPYDMHFGYRVVDDIALFVQRARESWENGIVEFESDDEIFDLALLMKVLPKFHGNRKKLEEPLKAVLGLCLLENAGLDVRELRRGNVLELLRNWETQRENFRFRHTAKKVLRMLRQLYEIGFASFS is encoded by the coding sequence GTGAGGGAAGATATCCTGGAAGCTGTCTTAAAGAAAGGGTTGGAGAAATACCACGAGGAATGGAGGAAGAATCAAGAAGCGGTCTTTGAAAACATAGGAAAGTTAAGAGACATGGCCAAGAAAGATTATGTTACAGCGGAGGATGTGAGATCAGTTCATGATAATGTCACAAAACGGTTAAAGAACCTAACCGGAATTGAAATCCTATGGCTTTGGGGCGGTAAAGACGCGAAAATCGAGGAGTTCCTTAACAGACAGGAATTTAAAACCCTTCTTTCAAAAGCGGAGAGAATCAAAGATGTGTCCGAGGCTGAAGAACTTCAGGAACTTCTCATGAAAGTTACGCAAGGAAAACACACCAAACTCTCAACTGTCAGCTCCTGGCTTTGTGTAATGAATTCCAAGGTATTTTATCCAATGCATACACAAACTCTCCCCAAACAACTTAGGGAGAAGATTGGAATAGAAATAATATGGGGAGGAAAAACAAACGAAAAGAGCATACAAGAATACTTAGCTTTTCTGAAAACCCTTGAAAGAATTAACAAAAAGCTGGGAATCGAGAATATGGTTGAAGCAGCGTTTTATTTAAGCAGATTCTCTAAAGGGAAACTGGAGAGTCATGAAACTAATCAACCAAACTATTATTTGGAAATAACAAAACCTCCTGGAAAACCCTACCTGGAAAATCACGTCGGCAGATTCCTTTGGTCTCCAGCAGATGAAAGGTACTTGGATGGCCGTGAAGGAAAGATAGGGCTATTGAACACTGGTGACATCATAGTTCATGATGTTAATGGAAAGATAGTAGGATACTCCAAAGTCGCAGAAAAGCCCAAAGTAGTTTCGAGGGATGAAATTATCAAAATATTTACCGATGAAGGGATTTGGAACCCAGAATACTCAAAGTTTGCTGAAGGCTGGTTTAGGAAATCACCGGATGATAAGTTCTATCTGGTAAAGCTCAGGGACTTCCAAAAGCTACCCGAGAAAATAGGGTATACTAAACTCAAGCATCTTCCGCACCCTACAAGTATCCAAGGAGTTTATCTAAAAGAAATTGATTCAAAGGTTCTAGAAGAGCTGGGTGTCGTGTCTAGCAAAAATAAAGATATCCCGTCTCAGGGGCTTACACTACGTGACTACCTTGCCTCCAAGGGCTACCTCTATCAAGAACACCTCGTCTCCCAGTTCTACACCGCCCTCAAAACCAAAGGTTTCGTCATCCTCTCCGGTCTTACAGGAACAGGGAAGACAAAGATAGTTCAAGAGCTTGCAAAGCTTCTTGATTCAAGTGGGGAAAATTTTCTCTTCCTTTCCGTCCGCCCAGATTGGAGGGATTCAAAGGCTCTCCTCGGCTATTACAACCCCCTAACTGGCAAGTACCACCGGACAAAGCTCCTCGACTTCATCCTCAAAGCCAGAAAGGACTACGAGCGTAATGGAAGAAATTCAGCGCCCTACTTCCTCCTTCTCGACGAGATGAATTTAGCTCACGTTGAGTACTACTTCGCCGACTTCCTCAGCGTCCTTGAGAGCGGAAGGGATGAGGACGGGTTCACAAGGGAGGGTATTAAGCTCCACGACGTTGATGAGGTTGAAACCTTCGATGGAATTCCCAAAGAGCTCCACCTTCCGCCCAACCTTTACATCATCGGGACGGTAAACATGGACGAGACTACCTATTCCTTCAGCCCCAAGGTTCTCGACAGGGCCTTCACAGTGGAGTTCCACGATGTCGAGCTTGAGGTATACCCCTCGGGGAGTGGGGAAAGTAGACTGCCCAACGAAGCCGTTGACACTCTAAGGGACTCAATATTGAGAGATCTCAGCGGCAAGAACGGCCAGTTCCTCGCGCGTTCGAAAGGGGAGATAAACGAAGCGGTTAAAGAGCTGAAGGACGCTAAAAGTGGGGAGTACTGGAGGATTCTCATTGAACTGAACAAAGCCCTCGAGCCCTACGACATGCACTTCGGCTACCGCGTTGTTGATGATATTGCACTGTTTGTCCAGCGCGCCAGGGAAAGTTGGGAAAACGGAATCGTTGAATTTGAGAGTGACGACGAAATCTTCGACCTTGCACTTCTTATGAAGGTTCTTCCCAAGTTCCACGGGAACAGAAAGAAGCTCGAAGAACCACTAAAGGCCGTTTTGGGGCTGTGTCTCTTGGAGAACGCAGGACTTGACGTCCGGGAGCTCAGGAGAGGGAACGTCCTGGAACTCCTCAGAAACTGGGAAACCCAAAGGGAGAACTTCCGCTTCAGACACACGGCTAAAAAAGTCCTCCGCATGCTCCGCCAGCTCTACGAGATAGGCTTCGCGAGCTTCAGCTGA